A section of the Meles meles chromosome 8, mMelMel3.1 paternal haplotype, whole genome shotgun sequence genome encodes:
- the LOC123949511 gene encoding elongation factor 1-alpha 1, whose product MGKEKTHINIVVIGHVDSGKSTTTGHLIYKCGGIDKRTIEKFEKEAAEMGKGSFKYAWVLDKLKAERERGITIDISLWKFETSKYYVTIIDAPGHRDFIKNMITGTSQADCAVLIVAAGVGEFEAGISKNGQTREHALLAYTLGVKQLIVGVNKMDSTEPPYSQKRYEEIVKEVSTYIKKIGYNPDTVAFVPISGWNGDNMLEPSANMPWFKGWKVTRKDGNASGTTLLEALDCILPPTRPTDKPLRLPLQDVYKIGGIGTVPVGRVETGVLKPGMVVTFAPVNVTTEVKSVEMHHEALSEALPGDNVGFNVKNVSVKDVRRGNVAGDSKNDPPMEAAGFTAQVIILNHPGQISAGYAPVLDCHTAHIACKFAELKEKIDRRSGKKLEDGPKFLKSGDAAIVDMVPGKPMCVESFSDYPPLGRFAVRDMRQTVAVGVIKAVDKKAAGAGKVTKSAQKAQKAK is encoded by the coding sequence atggggaaggaaaagactCATATCAACATTGTTGTCATCGGACACGTAGATTCGGGCAAGTCTACCACTACTGGTCATCTGATCTACAAATGTGGTGGAATCGACAAAAGAACTATCGAAAAATTCGAGAAGGAGGCTGCTGAGATGGGAAAAGGCTCCTTCAAGTATGCCTGGGTCTTGGATAAACTGAAAGCTGAACGTGAACGTGGTATCACCATTGATATCTCCCTGTGGAAATTCGAGACCAGCAAGTATTATGTGACCATCATTGATGCTCCAGGACACAGAGACTTTATCAAAAACATGATTACAGGCACATCTCAGGCTGACTGTGCTGTCCTGATTGTTGCTGCTGGTGTTGGTGAATTTGAAGCAGGTATTTCCAAGAATGGGCAGACCCGTGAGCATGCCCTTCTGGCTTACACACTGGGTGTAAAACAACTAATTGTTGGTGTTAACAAAAtggattccactgagccaccctacagCCAGAAGAGATACGAGGAAATCGTTAAGGAAGTCagcacctacattaagaaaattggCTACAACCCCGACACAGTAGCATTTGTGCCAATTTCTGGTTGGAATGGTGACAACATGCTGGAGCCAAGTGCTAACATGCCTTGGttcaagggatggaaagtcacccGTAAAGATGGGAATGCCAGTGGAACCACACTGCTTGAAGCCCTGGATTGCATTCTGCCACCAACTCGTCCAACTGACAAGCCCTTGCGTCTGCCTCTCCAGGACGTCTACAAAATTGGTGGTATTGGTACTGTTCCTGTGGGTCGAGTGGAGACTGGTGTTCTTAAACCTGGCATGGTGGTCACCTTTGCTCCAGTCAATGTTACAACTGAAGTCAAGTCTGTTGAAATGCACCATGAAGCTTTGAGTGAGGCTCTTCCTGGGGACAATGTGGGCTTCAATGTCAAGAACGTATCTGTCAAAGATGTTCGTCGTGGCAATGTGGCTGGTGACAGCAAAAATGACCCACCAATGGAAGCAGCTGGCTTCACTGCTCAGGTGATTATTCTCAACCATCCAGGCCAAATTAGTGCTGGATATGCACCTGTGCTGGATTGTCACACAGCTCACATTGCTTGTAAGTttgctgagctgaaggagaagatagatcgtcgttctggaaaaaagctggaagatggtCCCAAGTTCTTGAAATCTGGTGATGCTGCCATTGTTGATATGGTTCCTGGCAAGCCTATGTGTGTTGAGAGCTTCTCTGACTATCCTCCTCTGGGCCGTTTTGCTGTTCGTGACATGAGACAGACGGTTGCTGTGGGTGTCATCAAAGCAGTggacaagaaggcagctggagctggcaaggtcaccaagtctgcccagaaagctcagaaggcTAAATGA
- the LOC123949504 gene encoding olfactory receptor 143-like, producing the protein MAVENDSSVTEFILLGLTDQPELQLPLFFLFLVNYVVTVVGNLSLINLIYLNSHLHTPMYFFLFNLSFIDLCYSFVFTPKMLISFILEKNIISFRECMTQLFFFCFFINSECYVLTAMAYDRYVAICKPLMYTVTMSPQVCSLLMSGSYVMGFAGAMVHTGCMVRLIFCDSNVINHYMCDIFPLLQLSCSSTYASELVISVIVGTVVIISSLIICISYTLILSNIIHISASQSLSKAFSTCGSHLVTVGLFYGFGLLTHVKPSSAGSVGQWKFFSVFYTNVVPMLNPFIYSLRNKDIKLALRKTLKRISN; encoded by the coding sequence ATGGCTGTGGAAAATGACTCCTCTGTGACTGAGTTTATCCTTCTGGGATTAACAGACCAACCCGAACTCCAGCTACctctattttttctgtttttggtgAACTATGTGGTCACTGTGGTGGGAAATTTGagcttaattaatttaatttacctGAATTCTCACcttcacacccccatgtactttttcctctttaatcTGTCCTTTATTGACCTCTGTTATTCATTTGTCTTCACCCCCAAAATGCTGATAAgctttattttagagaagaacATCATCTCCTTTAGAGAATGCATGACTCagctatttttcttctgcttttttatCAACTCTGAGTGCTATGTATTGACAGCCATGGCTtatgatcgctatgtggccatctgtaaaCCCCTGATGTACACAGTTACCATGTCTCCTCAGGTCTGTTCTCTGCTGATGTCTGGTTCATATGTGATGGGGTTTGCTGGTGCCATGGTCCACACAGGGTGCATGGTTAGGCtgatcttttgtgattccaaTGTCATCAACCATTACATGTGTGACAtcttccccctcctccagctctcCTGCAGCAGCACCTATGCCAGTGAGCTTGTGATTTCTGTTATTGTGGGCACAGTTGTCATTATATCTAGTCTCATTATCTGTATTTCTTATACTTTGATTCTTTCCAATATCATTCACATCTCTGCATCTCAGAGTTTGTCCAAAGCTTTTAGCACCTGTGGCTCCCACCTAGTAACTGTTGGTCTGTTCTATGGGTTTGGGTTGCTCACTCATGTCAAACCGTCATCTGCTGGGTCTGTGGGCCAATGGAaatttttctcagtgttttacACCAATGTGGTGCCCATGCTCAACCCTTTCATTTATAGTCTCAGGAACAAAGATATCAAACTTGCT